GGGGAAAAGGTGATGGGTGGATCGCCGGAATCATCGAGAACCATAGACGACGTTCCGCTGCCACCGGTAGTATGCTCCCGGTCGATGTGGGCCTGAATGGATGCCATGGAAAGAGCACCGGATTGATAACGGCTGACGGCATCGAAAATCATGGATTCCAGTTCACGAACGTTGCCCGGGTAATAGTAGCCGGTCAGCAGCGTCATCAGCGCATCCGGTACCGACGGCCTCGGTTTGTTCAGACTGGTGGCCGCCGCGGCAATAAAATGATCAACCAGCAGGGGAACATCCTCCAGGCGCTCTCTTAACGGCGGGACGACGATGCGATGGGTCTGCAACCGATAGTTGAGATCCTTTCGAAAACGCTTTTCCTTCAATAGATCGGAGAGCCGCTGGTTGGTGGCGGCAATGATTCGTGCGTTGGACGACCGGGGATGGTCGTCGCCCAGCGAAAAATATTCTCCCTCCTGCAGCAGACGCAACAGCTTCACCTGGGAGGCCTGGGTCAGGTCGCCGATCTCATCGAGAAACAGGGTTCCCCCGTCGGCCTGCTCGATCAGGCCGCCGCGGGTGCTGTCCGCACCGGTAAACGCCCCTTTAGCGTGGCCGAACAAGGTGTCCGAAAAAATGGTGTCGTCCAGACCGGCAGCATTAATGGCAACGAAGCGTCCTTTCAGGCCGCTCAACCGGTGAATGGCCCGGGCAATCAGTTCTTTGCCCACGCCGGTTTCGCCCCGGATCAAAACCGGCTGTGTGGTGCCGGCAATGGATTCCACGTACTGAAATAGGGCCAGCATCTTCGGGTTGGTCGTAATGATGTTCCTGAAGACTTCCGGATGTTCCAGATCGTTGCGCAACATGTGCCGCCGCAGGGATTGATTCTCCCGCCGGAGTTCCTGGAAGGCAACCGCCCGGTTGACGGCCGTGATCAGGCGATCCGCCTCCACCGGTTTGACAATGTAGTCGAAGGCTCCGGCCTTGATGCACCGTACGGCGGTTTCCACATCCACGGCACCGGTGACGATAATCACCGGCACATCGGGGTATTCCCGTCGAACGTCGTCCAGCAGCCGATGACCGTCGACATTGGGCATGTTCAGGTCCAGGAGCATGGATTCTATCGGGGTGTCGGCCAACAGGCCCATCACCTGGCGGCTGTCCTGGCAGGTAATCGTATGGTTCAGCCCGGCCATCTGAAGGGTGGTGTCGATGGCCAGCAGAATGGAAGGTTCATCGTCAACAATCAGAATCGGTCGCGGGGGATTGAGCGCCATGGTCATACTAATCTACCTGCCTGTTCGGTTGGTGAAGTTCTTTTTTTAGCGGAAAAATCGCACGCACCCGGGTTCCCTTGCCAGGGGCCGAATCGAACGTCAGGGTGCCGCCGTGATCCCGGACAATGCGGTCGGTAATGGCCAGCCCGAGTCCGGTGCCGCCCTGTTCCCGTCGGGTGGTAAAAAAGGGATCGGTAATTTGCATCAAGGCTTCGGTAGGGATGCCCACCCCCTCGTCGCAGACCTCGATGAACACATAATTCTGGTCCGCCTCGAATCCGGTGCCCACTGTGACGGACCGCTCGGCATCGGGCAGCGCCTGGCAGGCGTTGACCACCAGATTGATCGTCACCTGTTCGATACGCTGGGCATTGCCGTAAACCGGAGGTAATTCTACCTGGCAATCCAGTTTAAAATGCCGGGTCGATTTATTGATCAGGTTGGCTGTCAATCCCACCGCCTTGTGGACCACCTCGTTCACATCCACATCTTCCATCGATTCCGACGGGTTGTCCCTGGCGAAATCCTTGAGGTCTTTCACGATGTCCCGGACACGGCGGGCATCGTCGGTAATGCTGGTCAGCATCGGGGGGATTCGGTCGCGGATGCGGCTATATACGCTGCCGCCCACCGGGAAATCGCCGTTTTGCGCATAATATCGATCCAGAATCGGCAGAATGGACTCCCACATGCGGCTGAGATTGGGGGCATTGAGCATGACCGACGTAATGGGATTGTTGATTTCGTGGGCCACCCCGGAAACCAGCGTTCCCAGGGACACCATTTTGGCGGCCTGGAAAAGCTGCTCCTGTTTGAGCAGGGCCCGCTCCTCGGCCTGCTTTTTTTCATGGGTGACCTTTGCGCCGTGCGCGATGATCAGCACCGAAAGCAGGATGATCGCAAAAAGGATCCAGCTGCAGACCAGGGTAAGTTTGCGCGTGATCGCCGAAATCTGGGCGTGGACATCCTCCACGTAAATGCCCGATCCCAGGATCCAGCCCCAGGGTTCGAATCCCATCACATAGGAAATTTTGGGCACAATCCGGGTCGGATCGTCCATCCATTGCCACTGATAGTCCACGTACCCGGCACCCTTAGCCCGCACAATCTCGACGCAAGCGATGAACAGCCGTTTTCCGGCAGGGTCCGCAAAAGTTGAGATGTCCGCGCCTTCCAGATCCGGTCGGTACGGATGCATGACCATCCGGGGATGCATATCGTTGATCCAGAAATAGTCCTTGAAGTTCGGGCCATAGCGTAGCCCCCGGATGTGGGTTTTGGCCTGCTGCTGGGCTGCCTCCCGGCTTAACAAGCCCTGGCGCTCCTGCCTGGCGTACCCTTCCAGACTGCTCCAGGCCGACACCACCAGTTCCCGAATCACCTCCCGTTTGCCGTCCATCAGACGCTCCTGCATCATGGGCAGGATCAACTGGAAAATCGTCAGGATGAACAACAGGACCGTCATCACCACCGGCATGAAGATGCGAAAGGGGATGTGCTTGAGCAGGTTTTGGAAGCGCACCGTTGCCATGCAGGCCAGACCGAATCGGTTGTGATGAATATTTATCGAGAATAAAAAGCGCGTTCACTCACTACAGGCGTTTCAGCTTACTGGATTATATAAGAAAATCAATTGAAAAGTGTCCGAACCGAAGATAGAGGAACCCGGATGGAGGAACGGCGGCTTGTTCCCGCCTCCTGTGGATGGTATAATGCCTTTCAATATTTACGGTTGCCTATGGAGCTTTTGGAAACCACACCACCCTCTCGTGCTTTTCATGGGAGCGCGAACTGCAAGGAATGCCGGCATGTCGTCCGATAAAAAAAGAAATAAATCCGAGAACCTGTCCAACGTCGTTGCCGAAGCCCGTCGCCACATGCGGGAACGGGAAAATACCTACCGCGAAAAAGCCCTGAAGCTGTTCCCGCATGTCTGCGGACGCTGCGGCCGGGAATTCAGCGGCAAACAACTGAAGGAACTGACCGTCCATCACCGGGACCACAACCACGACAACAACCCGCCCGACGGCAGCAACTGGGAACTGCTGTGCATTTACTGCCACGACAACGAGCACGGCCGATTAGAGGTCGCCGAATCTTACGATCAAAGTTCCGCGTCCACGGGATCATCCTCATCCGATTTTTCCCACCAGCCTTTTGCCGCGCTGGAAGAGCTGCTGAAAAAGAAATGAACGCTTATCTATAAATCTCAAGTTACTCGCGTACCTTGCTCCCATGCTCCGCGTGGGAGCACCAGTAGGGGTTCCGACGCGGATCACGGGAACCAGATAACTGGAACTTTATAGAAAACCGTGAAAAGGTACCAGGCATTGGCAGCTTTCCTATTTCGAACAGCGTGCAAAAAAACGCAACCGACAGTTACTATCCTTACCCACATCAGCCCAGCAAATTTCCTTTCCCAATTCCACTGAATCAAAACTCCTCTTTACTCACCGAAATATAAGGAAATATGTGTTTTCGTCGTCATCTTTTACCTTTGGCCCGGTGTTTGCTTTTTAAATTAAGACCCCCCAAAACAATTGACGGCATCACCAACCAAAGAGGACTGATATGAGGCGACCCATCCGACTTCCCTTTGGCACGATATGTGCGGCAGCGGTATTCATCTTTCTTATTGGCTGCGGCTCCGGTGGTTCCGGCGGCGGAGGTACGACGGCTTCAGCGGATCAAGCCGTCAGCTTCTCCCTGGTCGATCCGGAAGACGGCCCGGCAGCCGGCAACCCGGATGGAGTAACATCGATTCCTGCCGAGGCAAGCCCTGAGGATGTATCCGACCCTGATCATGTCGTCGGCAGCGGGACACCGGAAAGTTGCAGTGCCGAAGCCTTTATCGATGCTGTTGCCCAGGGGGGAACTATTGTATTCGATTGCGGCCCCGATCCGATTACGATTACGCTTTCAAGTCCGGCCAAGGTATTCAACGATCAGGACCCGGATGTCGTCATCGACGGCGGGAATCTGGTATCGCTCAGCGGCGGGGGGACCACGCGGATATTATATATGAATACCTGCGACTCGGATCAGGTATGGACCACTTCCCATTGCCAGAACCAGGACCACCCCCGTTTAACGGTGCAGAACATCACTTTTGTGAACGGCAATTCCACCGCGGAAACCGAATACGACGGCGGTGGGGCGATATGGGTCCGCGGCGGGCGCTTCAAGGCGGTCAATTGCCGTTTTTTCAACAATATCTGCGCCGATACCGGCCCCGATGTGGGTGGCGGCGCCATCCGGGTGTTCAGCCAATATGAGGGTCTTCCCGTCTATATCGTCAACTGCACCTTCGGCGGCATGGAAGATTATGGCAACGTGGGCTCCAATGGCGGCGCCATCAGCAGCATCGGCGTCTCCTGGACCATCATCAACAGCCTTTTTTCCTACAACCGCGCCATCGGATACGGTGCCAATCCGGCCGAATCCGGAACACCCGGCGGCGGCAGCGGCGGCGCCATTTACAACGACGGCAACACGATGACCTTAACCGTCCTTGGCTCTTTGATCGAATACAACGAAGTCAATGAACACGGGTCGGCCATCTTCTTCGTTTCCAATGACCACAGCGGCAATATCGTTATCGACGATTCGATAATCACTGACAACATCGGCGGCTCATGGTACCCGGTCTACGATGGCATTTCCATGCACAGCGACACGTTGATCGAAGTGACCGATTCCGTTATCGAAAACAACTCCTGAAAAATCTAAGGCCGTTTGGAGTGGGGATTTTTTATCTATCCTCGTCTTTTGATAGGCCGTCCAACTTCCCGCCTTTTTTGCCGGGACAAAACAGATATGCCATCGCGGGCGTGGTGCTGAAAAAAATGGTTGACAGAGGCCACATTAATAGATAGAAGCCTCTATCTTAGATAGTGAGTTATAACACTTTAAATCGTCTTACGACTATCGGACGGCAGAGTTCGCGATAAGCAGTGAAGGCGCTTTGGAACCGGAAGCATCGGTTATCCAATGCGCCTTTTTATTTCGGTCCGGCAGCCGTCACCCAAACAATCGAATGCGGCCGCCGATGGCCATGAAACAGGCCTCTAATCATCGGACCGTAAGAAAAGAAAACAGAAAAGGAGACCGATTTTGCATCCGGAATTTAAAATCGATTGCCGCAACAGCAGGGGAAATCTTCACGTCAGGTTGTGCGGGGCGTTCAACGGTATGTGCGCCTGGGAATTGCTTAAAATACTCCGTCAACACGACGGAACAGGCCGGGTTTTCGTCAACACGAATGGCATCGGGCCGGTGGCCGGAGAAGGGGTGGAACTTTTCCGCATGTACATGAAGCGCCGACGGATCCCCCGGGACTGGCTCTATTTCAAGGGAAAAAAGGGATTTAAAATCGCTCCGGACGGCAGCCGGGTGCTGATCTGCAAAAAAGCTTCGCAACCGGTACAAATCCAGGATCGATATAAGCCGACGAAGCCGACCATGAAATTGGTGAAAAACATAAACCGTCGTACTGAAATTCATTGAAAACGAAAGGAAACCGCAATGAAAAAAGCACTGATCATCTTTGGATCGACCACGGGCAACACGGAAGAAATGGCCGGCATGGTTAAAACAATGTTGGAGCAAGCGGATTTCGAGGTCGAGGTCAAGGAAGTCACCGAAGCGTCCACAGCGGATCTGACCGCCGATCACGATCTGCTGCTGCTCGGCTGCCCGGCTTATGGAGATGACGAGATTGAACTCCAGGAGGATTTTGCCGATTTTTACGAACAACTCGACGGCACCCGGTTGGACGGCAAGCCTTTCGCCGTCTTCGCCCCGGGTGACAGTTCCTATGAATATTTCTGCGGATCGGTGGACATGCTCGAAGACAAGCTGAACGATCTCGGCGGCAAGATGGTCAACGACGGACTCAAGATCGACGGCGACCCAAGCGACGCAGAAGGAGAAATCGCAACCTGGGTCGAATCGATTGCCGGTTCCGCAAGTTAATGGTGCCGTGACAAGATTGATCGAGTCTGCGGCATACAGCCGGATAAAGATCGATCCTTAT
This window of the uncultured Desulfosarcina sp. genome carries:
- a CDS encoding flavodoxin is translated as MKKALIIFGSTTGNTEEMAGMVKTMLEQADFEVEVKEVTEASTADLTADHDLLLLGCPAYGDDEIELQEDFADFYEQLDGTRLDGKPFAVFAPGDSSYEYFCGSVDMLEDKLNDLGGKMVNDGLKIDGDPSDAEGEIATWVESIAGSAS
- a CDS encoding YajD family HNH nuclease, with product MSSDKKRNKSENLSNVVAEARRHMRERENTYREKALKLFPHVCGRCGREFSGKQLKELTVHHRDHNHDNNPPDGSNWELLCIYCHDNEHGRLEVAESYDQSSASTGSSSSDFSHQPFAALEELLKKK
- a CDS encoding sigma-54 dependent transcriptional regulator yields the protein MTMALNPPRPILIVDDEPSILLAIDTTLQMAGLNHTITCQDSRQVMGLLADTPIESMLLDLNMPNVDGHRLLDDVRREYPDVPVIIVTGAVDVETAVRCIKAGAFDYIVKPVEADRLITAVNRAVAFQELRRENQSLRRHMLRNDLEHPEVFRNIITTNPKMLALFQYVESIAGTTQPVLIRGETGVGKELIARAIHRLSGLKGRFVAINAAGLDDTIFSDTLFGHAKGAFTGADSTRGGLIEQADGGTLFLDEIGDLTQASQVKLLRLLQEGEYFSLGDDHPRSSNARIIAATNQRLSDLLKEKRFRKDLNYRLQTHRIVVPPLRERLEDVPLLVDHFIAAAATSLNKPRPSVPDALMTLLTGYYYPGNVRELESMIFDAVSRYQSGALSMASIQAHIDREHTTGGSGTSSMVLDDSGDPPITFSPRLPTLKEAAQLLVAEAMRRSGGNQSKASKMLGISQQALSKRLKKASD
- a CDS encoding cache domain-containing protein gives rise to the protein MATVRFQNLLKHIPFRIFMPVVMTVLLFILTIFQLILPMMQERLMDGKREVIRELVVSAWSSLEGYARQERQGLLSREAAQQQAKTHIRGLRYGPNFKDYFWINDMHPRMVMHPYRPDLEGADISTFADPAGKRLFIACVEIVRAKGAGYVDYQWQWMDDPTRIVPKISYVMGFEPWGWILGSGIYVEDVHAQISAITRKLTLVCSWILFAIILLSVLIIAHGAKVTHEKKQAEERALLKQEQLFQAAKMVSLGTLVSGVAHEINNPITSVMLNAPNLSRMWESILPILDRYYAQNGDFPVGGSVYSRIRDRIPPMLTSITDDARRVRDIVKDLKDFARDNPSESMEDVDVNEVVHKAVGLTANLINKSTRHFKLDCQVELPPVYGNAQRIEQVTINLVVNACQALPDAERSVTVGTGFEADQNYVFIEVCDEGVGIPTEALMQITDPFFTTRREQGGTGLGLAITDRIVRDHGGTLTFDSAPGKGTRVRAIFPLKKELHQPNRQVD